The genomic interval cccccccccggctggaACCAAACCAAATTGAGCCCCCCCTTCCATGTCCCCACCATCCCCGTTCATAGCCGAGCGTTTCTGATTAAATTTTATTCTCGTATCCATTGTGCCGAAGCCTAATCTCTTTCTTGCAGTAGAAAGTGGGAGGGTGATAACATATGTTAATTACGCAGGATGCTACTCGGGCAGGTGTTCCTTGGGCTCTGTGTAAACCTGAGGCAGGTTCCAGGGACGGGAGATTCAGCACAGTGTGCAGCGCACACAGCAGCGGGCGACCATGTATGATCACATCTACAGAAGAACAGAGGGCATGTTGCAACTCTGGATAATGGCCCATTATAGATACTAGATTCTAGATAAGAAAGCCCATGAcacatatacatcatatatacgAGCAtgaccacaggcacacaccgcAAGCCAACGTCTTCCCAAAACCTTCTAGGGGTCATTTAAATTAAGATTATTCATTTGCGTTTTTCAGTAATTTGAAAAATTCAATATTGTTTGAGCACTTGATTTTCCTATTAGCAAACATTTATTGATCCAGATACAAGATCCAGATACAGTCCGACATAGTTATATGGCTAGAAAACCGTTTTCTTGGTTTATTAACTATCAACAGCATCTTACTCACACCGTTAATGTGAGCCAACATGTACCTGGTCAAAAGCTGGGTATATGTAGTCTGCAAACTGGATCTCAGCAATGGCTGTGGCCCCAGCGACCGCAGCACCGATGCCAAATCCAACGATGCCTTGTTCACATAATGGAGTGTTGAACACTCTGTCTTTACCTAGTTGGGAAGCAATACAAGTAAAAAATTAACATTGAGATGAATTATCCAGAAAGGACGTCGTTCAATTGACCTGCTGCTAAGTCACGCTCGGACAAACAAACCAGactaaataacaaaaaacatgaaaaaatgtCTGCTGAAATTTTTTCTTTATATAGCAGTATATCGAAGCAGGTTTTGGATAAGTTTTGGGCGAAAAATTGGGGTaatcttatttttttatagcaAAAACTGTCAGTGACAGTAACTAAGCTAGTAGAAACTGTCCTGGCCATGAAATGCAGCTTCAAATTAAAAACCCAAGTCCAAAAAAGGAATGCAGACCATCAACTTTTAGACTCGGCATTAAAAGGTTCTACATCTGACCAACGAAAACATCCTTGAAACAGTAAAGTATGCAGACATGGTTAAGGTGAATTGTTGTAgttataacaaaaacacacaagttGTGTCTGCTGAGTGACAGCTTGGCTATGGAAGTGTACTAATTAAAGAGCACACCCTAGGGATCTCTTCGACCAATTTcataacagaaaaaaaaaacagtttccaTACAGGGATGTTGAATGTAGGTTCAACTGAGGTTGCAACCTGTCTTATCTTGGATCCAGCCGTCATACTATGTTATAACAGAACCTTTGGGAGGAGACAGCAGAGCGCCTTGGCCAGAACCCAGAAACTGAAAGGGTGGAGTTAACGCTTTGTTCCCCGTTTTGTTATGGAGGTTTCTACTGAAGAGAAATTTGCGCACGTGGATGAAGCTTTAGGATTTTATCATGTGGATTTCTATAGCGGACAGTCTACATGGTGTTGCTTTTAAATCTTTGCAGACACTTTTTCTACAGCTGACTGCGTTTGTCTCTTACTCACATATAGATCCCCGCCTCCAGTAACATGATtaatggaaaaaaatatataaagcaaAATAAATTGAAACACCCAGTTTGCCCAGATTTTAGCTTGTCTGTCACATTTGAGATATTATTCTTTATTCTTATTTGAGGGACTACAACCTTCCCAATCCAGtccttgataaaaaaaaaaaatgtcaaaagaATGAGATGTTCAAGATTTGCACCTCAAAACTTTTGATATCGTTTTTTTACCTACAGAGATTAAAAATATACAAGCCAAACAATATTTTTAGTATTCTGTGACCCTCAATTGTTTTACCTCCATAATGATTCAATCGACCTGCCATTGGCCGAAGGCAGGTGCTAATTTTGTGCTCATTTTGTACCCTATGCATCATATCACATAACTTGTCCAAATGGATTGGGTTCCTTTATAGAATCCTGCTACAGCTACACACATATCCCTCCTGAGCACCAGAGATGGGCCACAGACCAGTGTCGGAGGCCGTGGGCCGACTTATTCACATCAAAAGCAAATGTGGGGTTGTCGAAACGTTCAATACTTATACGTTTaatacaaaagaaaaactgacCACTGTTGAAAGAACTCAAGTGCCAAGCAGATGACCCCCTTTTGTGGTACTTAAACAAGACTGAAGCATACCCTGTGACTTAGAACAGAGGGAAAAAAAGCGTCCTATTCCCCACCCTGTAATTTTACAAAGTGCTGCAAGAGGGAGACTCTAAATTTGGTCTAGGaatgttatttttgttcttCGCTTTGTGTAATTGCCAAGAGTCCTTTTCAGCTTTTGATGGCGACTTGGCTTCTTAGCGGCAAAACTGTGGCCTCGTGTGCCCTGCTCTGGGACCACACAAATGATTTAAgaaacagtttgtttgtttggaggACCAGGGAAGGTGATCTAACCAAGTGAAGGGTTTTGCCATTCACCAACCCTTTACACAGCATCACTAAGACAACCACGGTGTCTGTATTTCCAAGTATTATGTCATCAAttgttacaaaaataaatcaaacaaaaagCCAAGAAGAAGTCAAAAGAGGGTTTCCACAGTACAACAGAATAGCATTCACAAAATCCCTGGCTGTAGCGCACGTCACAACAAGACGCTAGATTGCTCATCCAAACACAAGCCGGACCCGAACGCAACCTTAAAACCTATTTGTCGTGCTAGGTGACCTTTGCTAGTCCGTGCTGTCTGACACCGGCATTCATATCAGCAAGGGAGGCTAAACATCAATGAGCAGGCAGGCTGGTTGTAGAGTGGAGACACTGCAGAGAGTTGTTTTCTGGAGAACAGCACTCAACGGTAGCCTGCAGCAGAAAAGTCTATATCACAGAGGTTAATGCATCCCTCTTGCAATTGTGCTGTCCATCTACCCCGACACTGTACCCCCCAGTGGTATAACGGCTGGAGGTGGCAGATGTTTGTACCATTCTTTTCAGTAGTGAGAGGGATGAAAACAGCTTTGTGCTCACCATCATCCACATGGATGAGATGGAAAATAATGATCCCTCTGCGAAGGTCAAAACCAATGACGTCAATGAAAACAAAAAGGCAAAACTGGATTGTGTTGGTTTTAAAGCCATTACAGGAGGGGGAACAAAAAGCCCTCATCATATAGCAATTGACGGGCTTGGGCAATGTCAGCTTTGATAAGACTGGAGTAAAACATCATGGTTGCAAGATATTCGAACAAATGAGAATAGAGATGATGAACACATGAAACTACATTAATTATCAGCAACATCCCATTTCGCTAACCACTAATCAGttgatattaaaatgtatcaATACATCTGTGCAAAGGAGTTGGGAAAAAGAGGCATTACAGAAAGGTAAGACATTAAAAAGGATATATTGCCACCTAGTGTTTAATACGCGTTACGCAGGACTAGAGCGCAAGAAATAGTGTCAGCATTTGACTGACATTTCTTTAGAAAAATGGAAGGTAGATCAAGTTCTTACCATATTTGTCACGAAGACCCACTGTGCAACGGAACACTCCTCCAAAGGCCACATCTTCTCCAAAGATGACTGTGGGAAAGACAATGTCCATGGGTCTATCAGTGTCGATATCACAATGTCAATGTCACATACAAAAGTTGATGGTTCGCATTGAGGTGACAGAATCAGGAACTTCCTTGAAGCATTGGTAACAGCAAAAATgcttaattatatattatatagtgcTTGTAACTCCCGATGATGTTAGTAGTAATGGGTTTTTTAAGCCATCATTTGGAAATTAATCGTGAAATGATTTTTCGTTATGGGGAGACTGTTGATTTGGAACTGTAACAGCGTTACTCAAGCGAGACGTGGCAAAACAAAGTTTTCATTAGCCTAGGTTAAAGTAGTTTTACGAagcaagaatatggcaaaccaaaaaaaacatgttgtggttagctattgaggtgcagacgttcctctctttggtagctgacgaacggggaatgcgaggcgttgctttcatgttgcgtcgccatgacaaacagctacatcgagtggtacttaaatctccactggataacgaagcaaaaagcGGATTAAGAGTATGGCAGTACCAATAGTGGAAATgcgcaattagatgccaagttagaaaaacttaatattttcagttggcataatccgtttaaaatgtatatacattttttgagcgttcaagGTCATTCAAGTGTAtgtcatttcatgcaagagagacgataatggtcagctatcacctcaacatgaacaaggaaaacttccttaaatgtttctgtagctggctgtcagcggtcaaagactgtatggtagcggcacattgaattttctccagtctaatttttacttaaatgttagtaaagatgaaagcagtaaggcatcctaatttctttggctaaaatgtgaaagtgcacaatgatgtgaacaactcattttggtgtttataaagttgctagaataaggggaaacagtgtctttgaagcaacattttttctgggggaggacccccagaccccccctttAAATTATGAGCCCAACTATTATTTTAAGTGCCacatggagatgtaacaagtgccccgattgggaccttcaaggcagcgcttgctaaggttaggggataggacctTCCAGGCAGGGCTGCCTTTAAGACTCcgttgggggaacaaaacactatcaagttagaaaagccactgtgtctgctggtggggccccatgttgtccagaatgtgccctttttattttttcgcccctgcccttcaaacagtctgagtccgccactgtaTCAACAACAAATAATCCCATGACGCACCTGATGTGAAAGGCCTATTGAATAATTTGTACCTGCTGTAGGATCAGCGGCAAGGGTATTGTCCAAGGCACTGGTAACAGACTGGAACAGGTTCATCTTCTGAGTTGGGCCTATCAGTGGAAGGTTGAAGAGGGTTCAATGCTGTCCATATTTTTAGACAACAGACGCATGCACATGAAGCGattcacaaaaacacaatacaacTATGGTAGGCACGAAATACTCAAAGACTGTTAATGTGGATTGACATATGTACAAATGTAATACAGCATAAACAATTTATAAACTGGTAATGTGACCTCGATTTAGTGGCTATAACATTAGTGGAAGGATGACGACTATATCACATGCCACATAGATGACCGCCTTAGTATCTTGTTCATCCAGTATGAGATGAACAAGAAAAACCAGAAATGACATGGTAATGTTCAGATAGAACAATGATACACTAGTATGACTATACATGTAACCTGTTAGCTGCCGAGCTAGCCACCTCACCGTACTGTGTGGTGACAGGGTCAGGCTGGAAGGTGAAGTGGGCGGCATGTCTCCGCTGGGACTTAACATGCGAGTTACATGACGTCAAAAGAGTGACCCTCAATTGGTTGTACGATCCACTCTTTACACTTGAAATATAAAGTTTTGAGTTTGCCCCCCGAAAAAGAAACCGTGCAGAGGCCGCCATGTCTGTTGTTATGGTGGACCGCAAGGAAGTACTTTATGTACGTAATCATCCAGCCATCCAATCAGAGCCTGGACGCGAGGGAGCCTCCTGTGATTGGCCTTCAACGGGGGTGGAAGCAGCAGAAAAGGTATAAGCTACATCGGAGACAATAAACCCATTCACAAACAAAACGACCAGCATGCCCAAAATACAGTTGTCCAAGGCGTTTCTTTGAGTGACAATCTTCCATTCTGTTTGGCTTCTTTCAACATTGTGCATTTaattacaaaaacttgtacatgcctttatcactagtaagcttgattactgcaacggtctccttacaggtctcccaaaacaaactgaggaagcttcagcttgttcagaatgctgctgctagagttctaacaaagaccaaaaagtttgaacatattacaccaattctgaaatcgttacattggcttcctgtaggtcagaaaattgattttaaaatcatgttgctgacctacaaatccctacatggtttaggcccaaaatagttaactgatatgcttccactacataagcattctagaccactaagatcctcggagaccaatctgttaattattcccagagtaaacacgaaacatgggaaagcaggatttagttactatgcaacaaatagctggaataaactcccagaggatttaagacttgccccaattctgtgcacctttaaaacaagactgaagacttgtTTGCTTTAgatttctgctaaatcttaaatacattgcactttctaaaaagctttttttaactttgcctttattttctaatattaaaatgcctttttaactttctattttacccatttctttgcatatgttttcttttacttatctattattttattttattgtatgacaatgtttatatgtgaagcactttgagtctgccttgtgtatgaaaagtgctagataaataaagttgccttgccttgccttacttAGCTTTTGAACTGAGAAAATATTAGCGTTTATTTAtacattacaaaataaaaataaaatgtgtagtTTAATCAAACACTTCCATTTAGAAATACACTGATACTATGTGCATTCAATTTCACTTTAGAAAATcggcaaataaaataaacaaagtgtTTATTTAAGTATGTGGTTACTTATCACAGGATGTAAGAAAACTTTCCGTTTTGAATAATTTGAAGAAATAGTGCGGGCTGAATACAATATGGTAAGTTGGAACTATACTTTGCAGCAATGAGGAGGAAAAAGGTGAAAAGTTATATAAATGAAATgacattaataaaaaataaaaaatggacgTTAGAAACGCAACCTACTAGATATAATGTCTTTGATATAAATGTACAGAGAATGAGCTAAGtagaaaaaaaagtgcaccaaaAAATATCACATCTTCCAAGATAGTTGGCTGGATGACTTTACACACTCGGCCACGTCCAGCCTTCTGCCACTGTTGCACATCTTTGCCAGGTTCTAAGGAAAAAAACAGTGAGAAATTTACGAATAAGTTGTGCcaaaaaagaagacaaaagTTAGTGACGTTGTGCGAGTCTTTGTTCAATGCAAGCTAGTGTCCGTTTGGAGTTACACTTACATTAGCAGCTCTGACAATGCTGTTGGGAGAGTTGAGTGCTGCCAGGTCCGTCAGGATTCTTTCCAAATCACTATTCGGAAGTcctaacaaaataaacaatcaaacaaagaTTGAAGCGGGTTTCATTTGGTACCGGCAGTTTGGAAAAGCAGCATTAAACAAGCTTCATGTTAACGTCAATTATGCATGTTTGTGAGTTAGGTACTTGTCTCAGGTGACGGCTGGGAATCAAGCTGCAGGTATGCATGCTCCAGAAGCTCCGCAATAGAGATCCGCTCCCTTGGGTTACGAACCAAGCATCTCTGGTAGCCGAAAACAAACCACATGTATTGTCAACCTCCTCCATGTCAAACTAATACATTGTATGACCTCATGATCTTACTGTGACTGTGTAGAGTTGAGTGAAAGCTTTTTAAAACATGAATGTTAAACATGCTTTTGAAAGCATGGTATACTGAACGTCTCTAGAACAATTATCTTTTTACACCCTGGGCTCCCAGATTCCATGCATTTGTATCCCATTACCTTCAACACGTCCTGCAGATCCCGCTCCGCAATGTCAGGAAATTCAATCTTGTGAGAGGGATCCATGATGGCTTGCAGCTTggcgatctgattggttataCTTTGGAAAGGGGTGCGTCTATAGGTCATGCAGTACAGTATGCAGCCAAGTGACCACACATCACCTTTCGGACTGATCTAAAACCGTACAAAGAAAGAAATATGTAAGGTATCCCGCATAGTGAGGCTTTCTGAACAATGTCTTAGCATGTGATATATTATTATGCACCTTAGAGCTGGCTTTCCCAGGTTGGGATGACGTATCTTTAATCGCTTCAGGGGGCATGTAGTTCAGGGTTCCTACCTGTGTTGGGATAGGATGAAAGTAAAATGCTTGAAATTGTTGCCGTTTTGCATCGTAGGtcagctgttttgtttttcaaatcTTAAACTTTGCATGACTTTTTTTAAAGTTTGGGATTTGCAAAAGTGGTGCTTCAATGagacttaaataaataaagttaaatgCAGCATTTTAAATAGTCACTGCACTTTAAATGCATGTTAATCAGGATGAAGCATTACTGGAGAGTCCTTCATGATGCTTGTTACATCTGGTTGGATGCTGTTGGCGATGCCAAAGTCAATCAGCTTCAGGGAGGCGTTCACAATGACAAAATTGGCAGGCTTCAAGTCACTGTGGATGATTCCTGCGTGGAAAAGACAAAAACAATCCGGAATGATTGACGTGAATAAATTGGCAACTAAATGTTTGACAACGGGAGCGACGGGAACGCTACCGTGGCTGTGGATGGTGTGGACCGCCTCCAGCATGTTCTTCCAGTAGTACTTCCTCTCCAGCGGGAGGACCTTCTTGCGGTTCCGTAGCCAAGTGTTCAGGTCCAGGTTCCCACACTCCATCAGCATGTAGATGTAGCGGTCGGTTATTTCACTGTGGTGAAGTAGAACAGATTCACTCAATCAGGTTCCCTGCCTGCATAAGGCAGTTCAGAAAGTTCACTTTCGACACAGCCCATACATACAATACAACCGTCCATTGTTGCGTTGATAACAGTTGATAACAGTTATCAACAAAGGACCTAGCAGGATGTTATGTAAATTACAAAAAGTGTCTAGCTGGACTCTACAGAGAGGAACTTCAGTTTGGGCCGTTGACTCACTAGTCATACAGCTTGATGATTTGGTCACTGAACTGCTGTAGGCGCATCAGATGCTCAATCTCATTCTTGTAGCTCTCCACGGTCTGGGGGTCAGCCTCCTCAAGGTTCACACACTTCACTGCGTACAACTGCTTCTTGTGGTCCAGGGCCTGGTAAACCTAAAAATATACAATCAATTAATAACCTCAATGACACCAGCCTGGATGATATATTATAGGACACTATAACTAGGTTACAATGTCTCATTCTGCAGTAACAAATAAGGATTTGGGACCACATTTTCTGAGGCAGTTTGTCACCATGGAGGGGTCTCATATCTCTGACATCTTAGCTGGTGATTTGATATACGAGAACAACTACTGATCTTTTCACACTAATGTACAGGGTTATGGTGTGCAGTGGATGGCGGGGTGCATTGTTGCATTATCCGAAATTTTTGTAGTAGTACAATAAAAGTCAGATAGGAAATATTTGAGGCATTCACAATGTGAACAGTTTTGTGCAGATCCTAGACCACCGTTACCTTGCTGGATCCACCTTGGCCAATCATCTTTAGGATGAAGTACTCTTTGCCTTTAATGGTGATTGATTCGTTTGATAGAGCCTTCATGACATTCTGAAAATTGAACATAACCAGTTAGCCAAAATAACGTAAACACAAAAGCAATGTCCTAAATAAATACCCTATAGACAACAATGTAGACGCACCATAAAGGGGAACCGTCACACTTGCTTTTTTCGGTCCGCATCCGCAACATCAACTCTATGCATTTAAGCAAAATAATTGGGAAATTGGACCATTTCCTAAATTTAGCCAAATCCAGGACCAATGGCCTAACCTTTCCGCATACTCTTCATGGACTTGGAAGTCTGTATGAAGCAGTACTCTCCTTCATAGAAAATAGAGAGCAAACATAGCGTGTGGTACACACGATGGGAGATAGGAATAGGGTTTACCTGTTGGATGTGTGAATATGACACCTGTTTTACAGGGGTGGAGGGTGGCTGGGCCGCGCATGCACTCTGCGATGCTGAGAAAGCCACATCAGGTGGGTCCTTCCTTACACTAGGAGTTACAAAGCTGTAGAAGAGAGAACTCATTGAAAGCTTTGCAGAGAAAGCAAGCTGGCATAACAGCTAGAAAGTAATAAACCATTACTTTCAAATAAACCACCAAGGTATAATTTAAATCCTAGTGAAGGGACAGAACTAGGATCCATCAGCATAGCAGTTACCTGTTTGCATAGGGCTCCCTCTGGTTATTGGGAGTCTGCCAGACCATGGATGGGTGTATTCTGGATGGGATAGGGAGGGTAGGTGTGGGGATAGGGAGGACAGGTGTGGGGATAGGGAGGACAGGTGTGGGAATAGGGAGGAAAGGTGTGGGAATAGGGAGGACAGGTGTGGGAATAGGGAGGACAGGTGTGGGAACATGGAGGGCAGGTATGGGGATGGAGTCCAGCGGTCGAGGTATAAAACCTGATAGACCCTGACTCTGGAACTGGACCCCAACCGGGGactgttcttcctcttcttcttttggtACGAGCCTCTTTGCCCCGGCCTTAAGGTTTTGCAGCGCCAACTCAAGAAGCCTGGGTGGCTTTGCGTTTAGTGCCTGGGCGTTCGACAGAATTGATGTTGCTTTTTTGATGTTGCCTGAAAAGGGGATGGGAAGAGAGCATGAGAAATGACAGCGGGGTAATTAAACAAATGCCTTATCTCTGCCACACAGTTAAGTAATTGCACGTAATTACCTACTCCTACCGTAGCAAAGCACTACCAAAAGTCTAGCATATATCGTTGTACAGTCTACTTTTAGATTCCAAgcagatattattttttttaacgctaTAATCAACCATTCCAAACCTGAACACCCGAGAGTTGTCGTATTAAATTGTGGCATATGTAGACCGGAAGTTAAGGAGGTCACCAATAGTTTTCCAAGAACCCCAGGAACCTACAATTTGGTGAGTTCATTCCCCTTAGGTAATGTGCTACTTTTTTGT from Gadus morhua chromosome 11, gadMor3.0, whole genome shotgun sequence carries:
- the ttk gene encoding dual specificity protein kinase Ttk codes for the protein MEEEEHTDREQQRAMFFRKLDKLKKNLNEDDTDNINQVIGSNSPESCLTFLLDLEKKSDPNLDHNHLTRLLDFHTRVFSSLPMRKHCLNESYARLLVRYAELEAIQDVNEAEAHFIVATSHSQNFAFVHVAYANFEHAQGNTRKSINILLKAMELNAKPKDLLALVLKKLQKTTVDKENLQVNTFNEPVQRGSECEKMGSKSDGTGEFQLSSNLGSGTEYSCPSSGDHHPGWRSGSHHKRTGLGLPGRVPIIPYPIAELASDDGEGNSSKKSDAFIPNSLSRQTSGSSSSAMGTLTSAKKLTVGGDFLNFKRPDASPEMQCWKDQASVDSTPSLHRQGRGYGSRMEDITLTLNQMVSSNSPKSCWDYLLKLEKTGNPQTDRTLLTQLKDCYAKVFSRLPIEQYTKNESYAKILVRYAELKGIEDSDDAKDHFIVARSNCKYFAFVHIAHAQFEASQGNIKKATSILSNAQALNAKPPRLLELALQNLKAGAKRLVPKEEEEEQSPVGVQFQSQGLSGFIPRPLDSIPIPALHVPTPVLPIPTPVLPIPTPFLPIPTPVLPIPTPVLPIPTPTLPIPSRIHPSMVWQTPNNQREPYANSFVTPSVRKDPPDVAFSASQSACAAQPPSTPVKQVSYSHIQQNVMKALSNESITIKGKEYFILKMIGQGGSSKVYQALDHKKQLYAVKCVNLEEADPQTVESYKNEIEHLMRLQQFSDQIIKLYDYEITDRYIYMLMECGNLDLNTWLRNRKKVLPLERKYYWKNMLEAVHTIHSHGIIHSDLKPANFVIVNASLKLIDFGIANSIQPDVTSIMKDSPVGTLNYMPPEAIKDTSSQPGKASSKISPKGDVWSLGCILYCMTYRRTPFQSITNQIAKLQAIMDPSHKIEFPDIAERDLQDVLKRCLVRNPRERISIAELLEHAYLQLDSQPSPETRLPNSDLERILTDLAALNSPNSIVRAANNLAKMCNSGRRLDVAECVKSSSQLSWKM